The genomic region CCCTCTTTTTATCTCTCCTTGTTGCTCTCTCTTATGCTAACGATCCTATTCATTAGCCCAGCACATTCACAGTACACTTTATCAGAAAAAGTGCTTAATGATATTTGCTCTAAACACAAACATTCTCCTGTTTGCTTGAAACTCCTCAAATCCTATCCTATTACACCCTTAGCCCACGTTATTGGCCTTACCAAGATTTCAATTAACCAAGCTGCTGTTGCTGCTAATAAAACCATTGAGCTTATGGCTTTACTCAAAAGCAAGACCATGGTCCCCTCATATGCAGCGCAGTATGAAATCTGCCATGAAAAGTATGTAAATATTATCGACCTGACAGAAGCTGCAAAGAAAGCATTGAAAGCTGGTGACTACGAAAAAGTGTTTGTTGCTGCTGCACGTATCCTCACTTACAATGCTGATTGTAGCGATGAATTAGGATCCCCCGACTCAGTCCCTCTccaagaaatgaataaaaaagtgtataaCTACCACTTCAAGACACTGTTGCGTGTTTCAAATAGCCTAACAAAAATTGGCTAAAAAAATCCTCATGCGCATGTGGCCATGCAATATAGAATATTTGATATTAATATCCCTTTGTTTCAAAACTCCGG from Castanea sativa cultivar Marrone di Chiusa Pesio chromosome 11, ASM4071231v1 harbors:
- the LOC142617019 gene encoding pectinesterase inhibitor-like, which gives rise to MAPSFYLSLLLSLMLTILFISPAHSQYTLSEKVLNDICSKHKHSPVCLKLLKSYPITPLAHVIGLTKISINQAAVAANKTIELMALLKSKTMVPSYAAQYEICHEKYVNIIDLTEAAKKALKAGDYEKVFVAAARILTYNADCSDELGSPDSVPLQEMNKKVYNYHFKTLLRVSNSLTKIG